One genomic region from Gemmatimonadota bacterium encodes:
- the ispE gene encoding 4-(cytidine 5'-diphospho)-2-C-methyl-D-erythritol kinase — MTTSVAVRAQAKLNLWLHVLAREDDGYHTIETLFHRIELADDVVVTLAAPGVREIACSEDVGPAHENLAYRAAQMYTGRQDWPTGFRIVITKRIPAGGGLGGGSADAAATLLGFNAMAPHACTEAELADMGAKLGADVPFLVSTAARALAWGRGDRILELPALPQRHVALVIPSFGISTAEAYSSLSANERRPSHLTMDDLADWKAITRLARNDLSRSLLAARYPLLREVIAALRAAGASIAEMTGSGSVLFGIFDSEPDADALARATGCRVVLTRTALDVEGVRRLD; from the coding sequence GTGACGACGAGTGTTGCAGTGCGCGCACAGGCGAAGCTGAATCTCTGGCTGCACGTCCTGGCGCGCGAAGACGATGGGTATCACACTATAGAAACTCTGTTTCATCGCATCGAGCTCGCGGACGACGTTGTTGTAACGCTCGCGGCGCCGGGCGTGCGCGAGATCGCGTGCAGTGAAGATGTTGGGCCGGCTCACGAAAACCTCGCCTACCGTGCCGCGCAGATGTATACGGGAAGACAGGACTGGCCGACGGGTTTCCGCATCGTGATCACAAAGCGAATCCCTGCAGGTGGCGGGCTCGGCGGCGGCAGCGCAGATGCAGCCGCGACGCTGCTCGGTTTCAATGCGATGGCGCCACACGCATGTACGGAAGCCGAGCTGGCTGACATGGGCGCGAAGCTGGGCGCAGACGTTCCATTTCTGGTCTCAACGGCAGCGAGGGCGCTGGCATGGGGGCGCGGTGATCGGATCCTGGAACTGCCCGCACTGCCTCAGCGCCATGTCGCGCTGGTGATCCCCTCGTTCGGAATCAGCACCGCGGAGGCGTATTCATCGCTGAGCGCTAATGAGCGCCGGCCAAGCCATCTCACGATGGACGACCTGGCTGATTGGAAGGCGATCACACGGCTCGCGCGAAATGACCTGTCACGCTCCCTGCTGGCTGCCCGCTATCCGCTACTGCGGGAAGTGATCGCAGCGCTCCGCGCCGCCGGCGCATCGATCGCCGAGATGACCGGCTCCGGCTCAGTACTCTTCGGGATCTTCGACTCCGAGCCGGACGCGGATGCCCTGGCGAGGGCCACCGGCTGCCGGGTGGTGCTCACCCGGACCGCTCTCGACGTTGAAGGCGTGCGCCGGTTAGACTAG
- a CDS encoding ribose-phosphate pyrophosphokinase, protein MDGLSVPSHGAKLLSGTANKALAEEIARYMGIELCKNTSTRFADGELFVRIDENVRGNDVFIVQPTNPPADNIMELLLMIDAALRASAARVTVVMPYYGYSRQDRKDQPRVAIGAKLLANMIQKAGADRVVGVDFHQHQLQGFFDIPVDHLYAAPVFTAHYRKKQLVDPVVVAPDVGSAKMARGFAKRLNATFAIIDKRRPKANVAEVVNVVGEVGGRDCLLVDDMIDTAGTMCEAARALKALGARDVYVCATHALFSGPAVERLSSAPIAEVAVTDTVCIPPDRTFPTLKILSVGELLSKAIRYIHSEQSVSSLFE, encoded by the coding sequence ATGGACGGCCTGTCCGTACCGAGTCACGGCGCCAAGCTGCTCTCCGGAACCGCCAACAAGGCGCTCGCAGAAGAGATTGCGCGCTACATGGGGATCGAGCTGTGCAAGAACACGTCGACGCGATTCGCGGACGGCGAGCTTTTTGTCCGGATCGATGAAAACGTTCGTGGCAACGATGTGTTCATCGTTCAACCCACGAATCCGCCGGCTGACAACATCATGGAGCTGCTGCTCATGATCGATGCAGCCCTTCGCGCCTCCGCGGCTCGGGTGACTGTGGTCATGCCGTACTACGGGTATTCGCGACAGGACCGCAAGGACCAGCCGCGAGTGGCGATCGGCGCAAAGCTTCTGGCAAACATGATCCAGAAGGCTGGCGCCGACAGAGTTGTGGGAGTGGATTTTCACCAGCATCAGCTTCAGGGGTTCTTCGACATTCCCGTCGATCACCTCTACGCCGCGCCGGTGTTTACCGCACACTACAGAAAGAAGCAGTTGGTGGATCCGGTCGTCGTCGCGCCCGATGTCGGGAGCGCGAAGATGGCCCGTGGTTTCGCGAAGCGGCTCAATGCCACCTTCGCGATAATCGACAAGCGACGACCCAAGGCCAACGTGGCCGAAGTCGTCAACGTCGTTGGCGAGGTCGGCGGGCGGGATTGTCTGCTGGTCGACGACATGATCGACACGGCGGGTACCATGTGTGAAGCGGCGCGCGCGCTCAAGGCTCTGGGCGCGCGTGACGTGTATGTCTGCGCAACTCACGCGCTGTTCTCCGGCCCCGCCGTCGAACGGCTCAGCAGTGCGCCTATAGCGGAGGTAGCGGTGACCGATACCGTGTGCATTCCGCCGGACCGAACGTTCCCGACGCTGAAGATACTTTCGGTGGGCGAGCTTCTCTCCAAGGCGATTCGTTACATCCACTCCGAGCAGTCGGTCAGCTCGCTATTTGAATAG
- a CDS encoding pyridoxine 5'-phosphate synthase has protein sequence MRASYQRLYVNIDHVATLRQARRGYEPDPVEAALVCEEVGVDGITAHLREDRRHIQDADVGVLRAAIRTYFNLELACTDEMVAIAIASRPDQVTLVPERREEVTTEGGLDVVKHATRVERAVSALREAGIRTSLFIGPDEAAVRMSRQVGADAIELHTGDFANHPGDPAPLGALREAATLAAELELAVHAGHGLTARNLGPVAQIPEIEELNIGHSIISRAIFIGLAAAVGEIRTAMDSVR, from the coding sequence ATGCGAGCAAGCTACCAGCGCCTTTATGTGAACATCGACCACGTCGCGACGCTCAGGCAGGCGCGACGTGGATACGAGCCCGACCCCGTCGAAGCCGCCCTTGTCTGCGAGGAAGTCGGCGTGGACGGGATCACCGCACACCTCAGGGAAGACCGCCGCCACATCCAGGACGCCGACGTGGGAGTTCTGCGGGCCGCCATCCGGACCTATTTCAACCTGGAACTCGCCTGCACCGACGAGATGGTCGCGATTGCAATCGCCAGCCGTCCGGATCAGGTAACTCTCGTCCCGGAGCGACGCGAGGAAGTCACCACGGAGGGAGGGCTCGACGTTGTGAAGCACGCGACGCGAGTCGAGCGCGCCGTTTCCGCGCTGCGGGAGGCCGGCATCCGGACAAGTCTGTTCATCGGTCCGGACGAAGCGGCCGTTCGCATGTCCAGGCAGGTCGGTGCCGACGCGATAGAGCTTCACACCGGCGACTTCGCCAACCACCCCGGTGATCCTGCGCCGCTCGGGGCTTTGCGCGAAGCCGCCACGCTCGCCGCCGAGCTCGAGCTTGCCGTACACGCCGGCCACGGCCTCACGGCGCGAAACCTCGGCCCGGTCGCCCAGATTCCCGAGATAGAGGAACTCAACATCGGGCATTCGATAATCAGCCGCGCGATATTCATAGGACTCGCAGCGGCTGTCGGCGAAATTCGAACCGCGATGGACTCTGTTCGTTGA
- a CDS encoding lysylphosphatidylglycerol synthase transmembrane domain-containing protein has product MKKHFRALLGVAISAALLCWVLREVSLATVIHELSQSNPWLFAIAVVCATLIFPLRARRWRTILDPIYPRLPFGPLWRATAIGMMVNNVVPARAGEVARAYVLTRETQVPFSTSIASLAVDRVFDAIVLLLLAFLSVLDPRFPANVHVGGQSIVRWALAGAVLVGVAILILYALVFFPAQLIRLFELFARRLSPKLEERGKAALATFSHGLSVLRSPTHFAAVLGWTIAHWLMNALGWWIAMLAVGIHAPFSAALLLQAMVALGVAVPAAPGYFGVFEKVAVIGLAIYSVDRSLATSWALGFHILSFIPITVFGAVYAARLNLNLKDLQSQQDAEPASA; this is encoded by the coding sequence TTGAAGAAACACTTCCGCGCGCTGCTCGGCGTCGCCATCAGCGCGGCGCTGTTATGCTGGGTGCTGCGCGAAGTGAGTCTTGCAACTGTCATTCACGAGCTATCGCAGTCGAATCCGTGGCTGTTCGCGATCGCAGTCGTGTGCGCGACGCTGATCTTCCCACTGCGGGCGCGGCGCTGGCGCACCATTCTCGATCCGATATACCCCAGGCTTCCGTTCGGTCCGCTCTGGCGCGCAACGGCGATCGGAATGATGGTGAACAACGTTGTTCCCGCGCGCGCCGGCGAGGTTGCCCGCGCGTATGTACTCACGCGCGAGACACAGGTGCCGTTCTCGACGTCCATCGCATCGCTCGCGGTTGACCGCGTCTTCGATGCGATAGTTCTGTTGCTGCTCGCGTTTCTCTCGGTACTGGATCCGCGCTTTCCGGCAAACGTTCACGTGGGCGGACAGTCGATCGTGCGCTGGGCGCTGGCTGGCGCGGTGCTGGTCGGCGTTGCGATCCTCATCCTCTACGCACTGGTGTTCTTCCCCGCACAGCTGATTCGGCTGTTCGAGTTGTTTGCGCGGCGACTCTCGCCAAAACTGGAAGAGCGCGGAAAGGCCGCACTCGCCACGTTCAGTCACGGACTGAGCGTGCTGCGCAGTCCGACTCACTTCGCGGCGGTGCTTGGATGGACGATAGCGCACTGGCTGATGAACGCGCTCGGATGGTGGATTGCGATGCTCGCTGTCGGAATCCACGCGCCGTTCTCAGCGGCACTGCTGCTGCAGGCAATGGTCGCGCTCGGCGTCGCAGTTCCCGCCGCGCCGGGATATTTCGGCGTGTTCGAGAAGGTGGCGGTGATCGGTCTCGCGATCTACTCCGTGGATCGATCGCTCGCGACAAGCTGGGCGCTCGGCTTCCATATCCTGTCATTCATTCCGATCACGGTCTTCGGCGCGGTGTACGCGGCGCGTCTGAATCTGAATCTCAAGGATCTGCAGTCGCAGCAGGACGCCGAGCCGGCCTCCGCATGA
- a CDS encoding fumarylacetoacetate hydrolase family protein — MTQTATGRPGKIVCVGRNYSEHAKELGNAVPKEPLLFLKPPSSVIREGESIVLPPQSNQVEFEGEIGVVIGSRLSHADVAAAAKAIRGICALNDVTARDLQKSDGQWTRAKGFDTFCAIGPESAAPSDLKTLMVLTRVNGVERQRGAASDMVFPIPDLLSYISGIMTLEPGDVVATGTPAGVGKLAAGDVVEIEIPGISKVRNPVTNTV, encoded by the coding sequence ATGACTCAAACAGCCACTGGCCGGCCCGGCAAGATCGTATGCGTGGGCCGAAATTACTCCGAACACGCGAAGGAGCTCGGTAACGCGGTCCCCAAGGAGCCCCTTCTTTTTCTCAAGCCCCCCTCGAGCGTGATCCGCGAGGGTGAGTCGATTGTCCTGCCACCGCAGTCGAATCAGGTGGAATTCGAGGGTGAGATCGGCGTGGTGATCGGGTCCAGGCTCTCTCACGCAGATGTTGCGGCCGCCGCCAAGGCGATTCGGGGTATTTGCGCGCTCAACGACGTCACCGCGCGAGACCTCCAGAAGAGCGACGGGCAGTGGACCCGCGCCAAGGGTTTCGACACTTTCTGCGCGATCGGGCCGGAATCCGCCGCCCCGAGCGACCTGAAAACTCTGATGGTACTAACCCGGGTGAACGGGGTAGAACGCCAACGCGGTGCGGCTTCCGACATGGTCTTCCCGATTCCGGATTTGCTATCCTACATATCGGGAATCATGACGCTGGAGCCGGGCGACGTGGTTGCAACTGGCACCCCGGCAGGTGTCGGCAAACTCGCCGCTGGCGACGTGGTGGAAATAGAAATTCCCGGAATCAGTAAAGTGCGCAACCCTGTCACCAACACCGTCTGA
- the trxA gene encoding thioredoxin has protein sequence MSNSVELTDATFSSEIEKHDGLAVVDFWAPWCGPCRMVGPVLEELASEYAGKAKVAKVDVDQNQSLAQRFGVRSIPLILFFKNGKVVDQVLGAVPKAQLAAKFQQHAA, from the coding sequence ATGTCGAATTCAGTGGAGCTTACGGACGCCACCTTCTCGAGCGAGATCGAGAAGCACGATGGCCTCGCAGTGGTGGATTTCTGGGCTCCGTGGTGTGGCCCGTGCCGCATGGTCGGCCCGGTTCTCGAGGAGCTGGCCAGTGAGTACGCTGGCAAGGCAAAAGTCGCAAAGGTTGATGTCGATCAGAATCAGAGTCTCGCGCAGCGCTTCGGCGTTCGGTCGATCCCCTTGATTCTCTTCTTCAAGAACGGGAAGGTCGTCGATCAGGTGCTGGGTGCGGTTCCCAAGGCCCAGCTCGCCGCGAAGTTCCAGCAGCACGCGGCGTAG
- the rsmI gene encoding 16S rRNA (cytidine(1402)-2'-O)-methyltransferase, which produces MSAPSASPGSLYIVATPIGNLGDMTIRGTEVLKSVSVVVAEDTRHSRTLMNHLGVTTPMIAYHEHNEARESPRLVRRMIEGESIALISDAGTPLLSDPGARLVAAALAADLRVIPIPGASALLSALVASGISAEQFTFLGFLPRKGGEREAMLRTILRSPFTTILYESPQRIAATLLDLVDAGCGERAAALARELTKRFEEVRRGTVASLSETIGEGIKGEIVLVIAGATERAPTEIEARDTVSRMRSEGASSRDIIERLTGELGVPRNIAYKLAHSPPDSTPAG; this is translated from the coding sequence ATGAGCGCCCCTTCTGCGTCCCCGGGATCCCTCTACATCGTCGCCACTCCGATCGGGAATCTGGGCGATATGACGATCCGCGGGACCGAGGTGCTCAAGTCGGTGAGCGTCGTCGTCGCCGAGGACACGCGGCACTCGCGGACGCTGATGAACCACCTCGGCGTCACGACGCCGATGATCGCTTACCACGAACACAACGAAGCGCGCGAATCCCCGCGGCTGGTCAGGCGCATGATCGAAGGCGAGTCGATTGCGCTCATCTCCGACGCCGGCACGCCGCTGCTGTCCGATCCCGGCGCGCGACTGGTTGCGGCTGCACTTGCAGCGGACTTGCGTGTGATACCCATTCCCGGAGCGTCCGCGCTGCTGTCCGCGCTGGTAGCGTCGGGAATCTCGGCTGAACAGTTCACGTTCCTCGGATTTCTTCCGCGCAAGGGCGGCGAGCGCGAGGCCATGCTGCGCACGATTCTGCGCTCCCCGTTCACCACGATTCTGTACGAATCGCCGCAGCGTATCGCGGCTACGCTGCTGGATCTGGTCGATGCGGGTTGTGGCGAGCGGGCAGCGGCGCTCGCACGCGAGCTGACGAAGCGGTTCGAGGAGGTGCGTCGCGGAACCGTCGCCTCACTCAGCGAGACCATCGGTGAGGGTATCAAGGGCGAGATAGTGCTCGTGATCGCCGGTGCGACGGAGCGCGCTCCAACGGAAATCGAGGCGCGTGATACGGTCTCACGGATGCGCTCCGAAGGAGCGTCGTCGCGCGACATAATAGAGCGGCTCACAGGTGAGCTTGGAGTGCCGAGAAACATCGCATACAAGCTGGCGCATTCTCCGCCCGATTCCACGCCGGCCGGTTAA
- the lexA gene encoding transcriptional repressor LexA has protein sequence MSEQLTRLESSVYQYLLDFTAEHTYQPSIRDIGKKFEIKSTKTVSDLLQSLARKGYIERDPSRSRGVRLLGFSGAAQSTPVPYYGRIHAGEPALLPEHREGFITMDRRFLPSERVFFLKVKGDSMIGRAIESGDFVMVDAAASPKDGDMVAARIGEDATIKTLSHDGQTVVLKAANPADRDIVVNPRDGFGVLGVVCGVFRPFTVLDTDSAQTASSGLVS, from the coding sequence ATGTCTGAGCAATTGACGCGTCTCGAAAGCTCAGTCTATCAGTACCTGCTCGATTTCACGGCTGAACATACATATCAGCCAAGTATTCGCGACATCGGCAAGAAGTTCGAGATCAAGTCGACCAAGACGGTCTCGGATCTCCTGCAGTCGCTTGCACGCAAGGGATACATCGAGCGCGATCCCTCACGCTCACGCGGAGTGCGGCTGCTCGGCTTCAGCGGTGCCGCGCAATCGACTCCGGTTCCGTACTACGGACGTATTCACGCGGGTGAGCCTGCACTGCTTCCGGAGCATCGCGAAGGATTCATCACAATGGACAGGCGATTCCTGCCATCGGAGCGTGTCTTCTTTCTGAAGGTGAAGGGAGACAGCATGATCGGGCGTGCTATCGAGAGCGGCGACTTCGTGATGGTCGACGCTGCAGCTTCGCCGAAGGATGGCGACATGGTCGCTGCGCGGATCGGTGAAGACGCGACGATCAAGACGCTGTCGCATGATGGACAGACGGTGGTGCTCAAGGCCGCGAACCCGGCCGACCGGGACATCGTCGTAAATCCGCGCGACGGTTTCGGCGTGCTGGGAGTCGTATGCGGCGTGTTCAGGCCATTCACCGTACTCGATACGGATAGCGCGCAGACAGCGTCGTCGGGATTGGTTTCGTAG
- the mce gene encoding methylmalonyl-CoA epimerase: MPDADASTPKSGRTAHIAHVGIAVESLSAILPFFRDVLQMPEVPLADSDGARIAAVESGESLIEFLEPDAPDTPIGKFLARRGPGIHHICIAVPDIHIALDRCRAAGVRIIDETPRRGAEGKLIAFLHPSSTGGVLVELSE; the protein is encoded by the coding sequence ATGCCCGACGCCGACGCCTCAACCCCGAAATCCGGCAGGACCGCCCACATAGCACACGTCGGAATCGCGGTGGAATCCCTGTCGGCCATCCTGCCCTTTTTCCGCGACGTTTTGCAGATGCCCGAAGTGCCGCTGGCCGATTCGGACGGGGCGCGCATAGCGGCCGTCGAAAGCGGCGAGTCGCTGATCGAGTTCCTGGAGCCGGATGCCCCCGATACGCCGATCGGCAAGTTCCTCGCGCGCCGTGGCCCAGGGATACATCACATTTGTATCGCCGTTCCAGATATCCACATAGCGCTCGACCGATGCCGCGCTGCCGGTGTCCGAATTATCGATGAGACGCCGAGGCGCGGCGCCGAGGGGAAATTGATCGCATTTCTGCACCCGTCTTCGACGGGCGGAGTGCTGGTGGAGCTATCGGAATGA
- a CDS encoding ATP-dependent DNA helicase, with protein sequence MIAPLDLVAEATRMLLDDYAETETQGVTTASTRELRVLDPSLVSADLGPHGPVARAMQRFSQRFEDRPTQRAMAEAVVGLYNSGGVGLLEAGTGVGKSLGYLIPALRWAAANGERTVVSTNTINLQEQLVRKDLPFLHDALASEQNVRFALLKGWRNYLCKLRLAQATLLGPSLVDDEASEALEEIRIWSETTEDGSLSDLATPPRGEVWDEVAAEPDLCTRNACPHYQDCFLFKARREAAQADVVVVNHHLLMSDVAVRRAAGNWEDAAVIPSYTRLVIDEGHHLEDAASAHLGVTTSRRTLQRLFNRLDRRGRGLVTTLVERLSASRDLLGTASLDVVTQRIVPAVRASREKSDLVFDLLLAVLQNDAAPVMRMSEDFAQHPVWKGGLHIALTDLLRELRVLGESLTLVGDRLQGGDRRDDTLLMLVNELRAVARRLDASADGLLLALRPPATVEPMVRWLEVKGREGNIAVTAVPLDLAPILRDDLFTRVKTAVVTSATLGTEGDFAFVARRFGLDGSAITPVTAAFASPFDYQSQALLIVPTDVPAPNEDAARHFSAVLRIIADVARASGGGMFVLFTSHRDVRAAGEALRRNDLADEFTLLVHGEDGRDALLQRFRNSGNAILLGTSSYWEGVDVPGDALRALVIARLPFRVPSEPVTAAQCEAITARGGDAFGEYMLPHASLRLKQGFGRLIRTGTDRGAIIIADPRVITKRYGRELLRDLPPARRMSGAWSALERQLQRFYGRT encoded by the coding sequence ATGATCGCCCCGCTGGATCTCGTCGCCGAGGCGACGCGAATGCTGCTGGACGACTACGCCGAAACGGAAACGCAGGGTGTTACAACCGCCAGCACGCGTGAGCTTCGCGTGCTGGATCCGTCCTTGGTGTCCGCCGATCTCGGTCCGCATGGGCCCGTCGCGAGGGCGATGCAGCGGTTCAGCCAGCGATTCGAGGACCGTCCGACTCAGCGCGCGATGGCGGAGGCTGTCGTCGGTCTGTACAACAGTGGCGGCGTCGGTCTGCTGGAAGCGGGAACCGGCGTTGGAAAATCGCTTGGATATCTGATCCCCGCACTCCGTTGGGCCGCGGCGAACGGAGAGCGCACTGTAGTCTCGACCAACACGATCAATCTGCAGGAGCAGCTCGTCCGGAAGGATCTGCCGTTTCTGCACGACGCGCTGGCATCGGAGCAGAACGTGCGATTCGCCCTGCTCAAGGGCTGGCGCAATTATCTCTGCAAGCTGCGTCTCGCGCAGGCGACGTTGCTCGGGCCGAGTCTCGTCGACGACGAGGCGAGCGAAGCACTGGAGGAGATTCGCATCTGGAGCGAGACGACGGAAGATGGATCGCTGAGCGATCTCGCGACACCGCCACGCGGTGAGGTGTGGGACGAAGTTGCCGCTGAGCCGGATCTGTGCACGCGCAACGCATGTCCGCACTATCAGGACTGCTTCCTGTTCAAGGCGCGACGTGAAGCTGCGCAGGCTGACGTCGTCGTGGTGAATCATCATCTCCTGATGTCGGACGTCGCGGTACGTCGCGCAGCGGGAAACTGGGAAGACGCTGCGGTGATTCCGTCGTACACGCGGCTGGTGATAGACGAGGGGCATCATCTCGAAGACGCCGCGTCGGCGCACCTTGGCGTCACGACGTCGCGGCGTACGCTGCAACGACTCTTCAACCGTCTGGACCGTCGCGGACGCGGGCTCGTCACAACGCTGGTCGAGCGTCTTTCGGCGTCGCGAGATCTGCTCGGCACCGCGAGCCTCGACGTCGTGACGCAGCGCATCGTGCCTGCGGTGCGCGCGTCGCGCGAGAAGAGCGATCTGGTGTTCGATCTGTTGCTCGCGGTACTGCAGAACGACGCCGCGCCGGTGATGCGGATGAGTGAAGACTTCGCGCAACACCCCGTGTGGAAGGGCGGCCTGCACATCGCGCTGACGGATCTGTTGCGCGAGCTGCGGGTGCTGGGCGAGAGTCTCACGCTCGTCGGCGATCGGTTGCAGGGTGGTGATCGGCGCGACGATACGCTGCTGATGCTCGTCAACGAGCTGCGCGCGGTCGCACGCAGACTCGATGCTTCGGCAGACGGATTGCTGCTCGCGCTGCGTCCGCCGGCCACGGTCGAGCCGATGGTGCGCTGGCTCGAGGTAAAGGGACGGGAAGGGAATATCGCGGTGACCGCGGTGCCGCTCGATCTCGCTCCCATTCTGCGCGACGATCTCTTTACGCGCGTGAAGACCGCAGTGGTGACGAGCGCCACGCTCGGCACCGAGGGTGACTTTGCATTTGTTGCGCGGCGGTTCGGACTCGACGGCAGCGCGATCACACCGGTGACAGCGGCATTCGCGTCGCCGTTCGACTACCAGTCACAGGCGTTGCTCATCGTTCCGACCGACGTGCCCGCACCGAACGAAGATGCAGCGCGCCACTTCAGCGCTGTGCTGCGCATCATCGCGGACGTTGCGCGCGCGTCGGGCGGCGGGATGTTCGTGCTGTTCACGAGCCATCGCGACGTTCGCGCGGCTGGAGAGGCACTCCGACGAAATGATCTCGCGGATGAGTTCACTCTTCTCGTTCACGGAGAGGACGGCCGCGATGCGTTGCTGCAGCGCTTCCGCAACTCCGGCAACGCAATACTGCTTGGCACGTCGTCGTACTGGGAAGGCGTCGACGTGCCGGGCGATGCGCTGCGTGCTCTGGTAATCGCGCGACTGCCGTTCAGGGTTCCGTCGGAGCCGGTGACGGCGGCGCAGTGCGAGGCGATCACAGCGCGCGGTGGCGACGCGTTCGGCGAGTACATGCTGCCGCACGCGTCACTTCGACTCAAGCAGGGCTTCGGCCGGCTGATACGCACGGGCACCGACCGCGGCGCCATCATTATTGCGGATCCGCGCGTAATCACCAAGAGATACGGCCGTGAGCTCTTACGCGACCTTCCCCCCGCCAGGCGCATGAGTGGAGCGTGGAGTGCGCTTGAGCGTCAACTTCAACGCTTCTACGGCAGGACCTGA
- a CDS encoding aminotransferase class I/II-fold pyridoxal phosphate-dependent enzyme, with protein sequence MPPYNERITKLPPYPLADIPHKKRALIARGVDLIDLGAGDAILPPPEAALERMTRAIREPAMGRYGFEMGLVEYREAIVRFMKKRFGVTFDPLKEVVPLIGSKEGLAHLALAYLDKGDYAIMPEPGYNAYMGGTILSNGTPYRYELRADNNFLVELDEVPSDVLARTKILYLNYPGNPTAAIAPMEYLARVVKQCKEHDIVLVYDNAYSEMAYDGYVPPSIFEVEGARDVALEFHSMSKTYNMTGWRCGWACGREELVHALATVKSFIDTGSYLAIQAAAAAALDVHDEFVPKNVAIFTERRDAAVAAFRENGFQCDVPKAAMYLWIPLPPHIPSKVFADKLMEQEGVVVLAGAAFGAGGEGFFRISFITSPERIREAAKRAGRVLASFND encoded by the coding sequence GTGCCTCCCTACAACGAACGCATCACAAAACTTCCGCCGTACCCGCTGGCCGATATTCCGCACAAGAAGCGTGCGTTGATCGCGCGCGGCGTGGACCTCATAGATCTGGGTGCTGGCGACGCAATCCTGCCGCCGCCTGAAGCAGCGCTCGAGCGAATGACGCGCGCGATCCGTGAGCCGGCCATGGGCCGCTACGGATTCGAGATGGGACTCGTGGAATACCGTGAGGCGATAGTTCGCTTCATGAAGAAGCGGTTCGGCGTCACATTCGATCCGCTCAAGGAAGTAGTTCCGCTCATCGGATCCAAGGAAGGTCTCGCACATCTCGCGCTCGCGTATCTCGACAAGGGCGACTACGCCATCATGCCGGAGCCGGGCTATAACGCGTACATGGGCGGAACGATCCTGTCCAACGGAACGCCGTACCGCTACGAGCTGCGCGCCGATAACAACTTCCTCGTCGAGCTCGACGAAGTGCCGAGCGACGTGCTCGCGCGGACAAAGATTCTCTATCTGAACTATCCGGGGAATCCGACCGCTGCAATCGCTCCGATGGAATATCTCGCGCGCGTCGTGAAGCAGTGCAAGGAGCACGACATCGTGCTCGTGTACGACAACGCGTACTCCGAAATGGCATACGATGGCTATGTGCCGCCGAGCATCTTCGAGGTGGAGGGAGCTCGTGACGTCGCCCTCGAATTCCATTCAATGTCCAAGACGTACAACATGACCGGCTGGCGTTGTGGCTGGGCATGCGGACGCGAAGAGCTGGTGCACGCTCTGGCGACCGTAAAGTCGTTCATCGATACTGGCTCGTATCTCGCGATTCAGGCCGCGGCAGCTGCTGCGCTGGACGTGCACGACGAGTTCGTTCCAAAGAACGTGGCGATCTTCACGGAGCGCCGGGATGCAGCAGTTGCCGCGTTCCGTGAGAACGGCTTCCAGTGCGACGTTCCGAAAGCTGCGATGTATCTCTGGATTCCACTGCCGCCGCACATTCCAAGCAAGGTGTTCGCCGACAAGTTGATGGAGCAGGAAGGTGTGGTCGTGTTGGCTGGTGCAGCGTTCGGCGCCGGAGGCGAGGGTTTCTTCCGTATCTCGTTCATCACGTCGCCCGAGCGCATCCGCGAAGCTGCGAAGCGTGCGGGACGCGTACTTGCCTCGTTCAACGACTAG